GGAGCTGGCCAAGCAGATCGACGACTACCTGCGCGCGCAGATGCCCGTGTGGCGCGCGCGCTACCCCGGCGTCGAGACGATGAAGGTGGCGGTGATGGGCTGCATCGTCAACGGCCCGGGTGAGAGCAAGCACGCCGACATTGGCATCAGCCTGCCCGGCACCGGCGAGGCGCCGGCCGCGCCGGTGTTCATCGACGGCCAGAAGGCCATGACGCTGCGCGGCGAGCGCATCGCCCAGGAGTTCCAGGTCATCGTGGACGACTACGTCACGCGCCGCTTTGGCAGCGCCGCTGCCTGAGCTATTAAATTCATAGCTGCCAACGATTTTCCAGCAAGCGCTGGAGCCCGATTTCATCCAAAACCAAAGAACAACGAACACGATGCAGAAGCTGGTCGCCATCAAAGGCATGAACGACATCCTGCCGCCCGAGTCGGCGCGCTGGGAGTGGCTCGAGGACAAGGTGCGCGCGCTCATGGCGCGCTACGCCTACCGCAACATGCGCACCCCGATCGTGGAGCCCACGCCGCTGTTCGTGCGCGGCCTGGGCGAGGTGACCGATATCGTCGAAAAGGAGATGTACTCCTTCGAGGATCGCCTGAACGGCGAGCAGCTCACCCTGCGCCCCGAGGCCACGGCCGGCGTGGTGCGCGCGGTGGTCGAGCACTCCATGCTGTACGACGGCGGCAAGCGGCTGTACTACATGGGTCCGATGTTTCGCCACGAGCGGCCCCAGCGCGGGCGCTACCGCCAGTTCCACCAGATCGGCGCCGAGGCGCTGGGCTTTCCCGGTGCGCACGCCGATGCCGAGCTCATCTTGCTGGCGCACGCGCTGTGGCAGGAGCTGGGTCTGCAGGACGTGCGCCTGGAGCTCAACAGCCTGGGCCAGCCCGAGGAGCGCCGTGCGCACCGCGCGGCGCTGATCCAGTACCTGGAGCAGCACCAGGACCAGCTGGACGAGGACGCGCGCCGGCGCCTGTACAGCAATCCGCTGCGCATCCTGGACACGAAAAACCCCGCCATGCAGGCGATGGTCGAAGGCGCGCCCAGGCTCATGGACTTCCTGGGCGAGGCCTCGTTGGCCCACTTCGAGGGCGTCAAGGCCATCCTGGAGGCCAACGGCGTGGCCTGGCGCATCAACCCGCGCCTGGTGCGCGGCATGGACTACTACAACCTGACGGTGTTCGAGTTCATCACCGACCGCCTGGGCTCGCAGGGCACCATTTGCGGCGGCGGGCGCTATGACTACCTCATCGAGCAGATTGGCGGCAAGCCAGCCCCGGCCGTGGGTTGGGCCATCGGCGTGGAGCGCGTGCTGGAGCTGCTCAAGGAGCAGGGCGTGGCCGCGCCCGAGGCGGCGGCCGATGCCTACGCAGTGGTGCCTGACCCTGCGCAGCTGCCGCGCGTCATGGCCCATCTGCAGCAGCTGCGCGCCCTGGGCGTGATGGTGCAGATGCACGCCCCCACGGCGGCCGGCGAGGGCATGGGCAGCATGAAGTCGCAGTTCAAGAAGGCCGACGCCAGCGGCGCACGCTTTGCGCTGGTCTTCGGCGCGGATGAGTGGGCGCGCGGCGCCGTCACCGTCAAGCCCCTGCGCGAAGCAGGCGAACAGGCCGAGCGCCCGTTGGACTCGCTGGCAGACTGGGCCGCCACCCTACAATCTTCGCGCTGAACAAAAAAACGGTACGCACATGGCCAACAATTTCGACCTGCAAGAGCAGGAACAGCTTGAAGAACTCAAGCATTTCTGGAAAACCTGGGGCAACCTCATCACCTGGGCGCTCATCGTCGTGATGGGCGGCTTTGCCGCCTGGAACGGTTGGCGCCTGTGGCAAAGCCGCCAGGCCCAGCAGGCCACGGCCCTGGCCGAGGCGGTGGAGTCGGCCTCGCGCAGCGGCGACATGGCGCGCGTGGAGCAGGCCGTTGGCGACCTTCAATCCAGCTACGGCGGCACCGTGCAGGCGGCCCAGGCGGGCTTGCTGGCGGCCAGGGTGATGGCCGAAGCCGGCAATCTCGACGGCGCCAAGGGCGTCCTGACCTGGGTGGCCGACAAGGCCGGCGACGATGGCCTGCGCGCCGTGGCCCGCCTGCGCCTGGCCGCAGTGCTGGTCGAACAAAAGGCCTATGACGAGGCGTTGGCGCAACTGTCGCGCGGCATGACCCCTGAATTCAGTGCCCTGGCTGCCGACCGCAAGGGCGATGTGCTGCAGCTGCAGGACAAGAAGCCGCAGGCCGTGGAGGAATACCGCCGCGCCTGGCAGGCCATGGATGAGCGCGTGGACTATCGCCGCCTGGTCGAGGCCAAGCTGAACGCCCTGGGTGTGCAGCCCCAGGTCGTGGCCGCCGCGGGGGCTGCGCAGTGAGGGCCGCGCTGATCATGCGCCCGGCCGCGGTGCTCGCCTGCGCGCTGGTGCTGGCGGGGTGCTCGTCCCTGAGCAACATGATGCCCTGGAGCGGGCCGGCCCGGCCCAAGCCCGCGGAGCTGGGCCCCAACGTCCCCGTGCTGGGCGTGCGCCAGGCATGGACGGCGCAAATCGGCGATACGCAGGGCCTGGCCCTTGACGTGCGCGTAGTTGGCCACACGGTCGTGCTGGCCTCCGCTTCAGGGGAGGTGGCCGCCATTGACGCGCGCACCGGCGGGGACGTATGGCGCACGCGTCTGGGCATTCCCCTCGCGTCGGGCGTGGGCAGCGACGGCCGCTGGGCGGCCGTCGGCTCGCGGACCAGCGAGATCATCGCGCTGGAAGGCGGCCGCGAGATCTGGCGCAAGCACCTGCCGGCCCCGGCCTATACGGCGCCCTTGGTGGCAGGCGAGCGCATCTTCGTGCTGGGGGCGGACCGCTCGGTCTCTGCGTTCGACGCCGCCAGCGGGCGCCTGCTGTGGCGCCAGCAGCGTCCCGGCGAACCGCTCATCCTGCGCCAGGGAGGCGTGCTGATGGCGGTGGACGACACCCTGGTGGCGGGCCTGTCGGGTCGCCTGGTGGGCTTCAACCCGGACAACGGCAGCGTGCGCTGGGAGGCGCCCCTGGCCAGCCCGCGCGGCACCAACGACGTGGAGCGCCTGGTGGAGATCGTCGGGCGCACCAGCCGCGTGGGCGGCAGCCTCTGTGCCCGCGCCTATCAGGCCAGCGTGGGCTGCATCGACACTGCCCGGGGCAGTGTTGCCTGGACGCAGGCCGCCAGCGGCGGCGAAGGCATTGATGGCGACGAGCAGATGCTGTTTGGCACCGAAGGCAATGGCACGGTGCTGGCCTGGAGCCGCGCCGACGGCTCGCGCGCCTGGTCATCCAACCGCCTGCAGTGGCGCAAGCTGACGGCACCGCTGCTGCTGGGCCGCTCGGTGGTCGTGGGCGATGAGGCGGGGCTGGTGCATCTGCTGTCGCGCGAGGACGCCTCGCCTCTGAACCGCCTGGCCACCGACGGCTCGCCCATCGCGGCGGCGCCGGTGGCGGCGGCCTACACCCTGGTGGTGGTCACCCGCAAGGGCGGCGTTTACGGCTTTCGTCCCGAGTGACGAAGCACTGGATTGAAGGGAAGGGATGAAACCCGTCATCGCCCTGGTGGGGCGGCCCAATGTGGGCAAGTCCACCCTGTTCAACCGCTTGACGAAGACGCGCGACGCGATCGTGGCGGATTTCGCCGGCCTCACGCGCGACCGCCACTACGGCCATGGTCGCCAGGGCAAGCTGGAATACATCGTCATCGACACCGGCGGCTTCGAGCCTGACGCGGGCAGCGGCATCTACCGCGAAATGGCGCGCCAGACGCAGCAGGCCGTGGCCGAGGCCGATGTGGTTCTCTTCGTGGTGGATGCGCGCGCCGGTCTGTCTGCGCAGGACCACGAGATCGCCAACTACCTGCGCCGCCTGGGCAAGCCCTGTGTGCTGGCTGGCAACAAGGCCGAAGGCATGCAGGGCAGCGCCCAGCTGGCCGAGTTCTACGAGTTGGGCCTGGGCGAAGTCTTTCCCGTCTCGGCCGCTCACGGCCAGGGCGTGCGTGGACTGGTGGAACATGCGCTGCAGCCGCTTCCTGTCCTCGAAGAAGACGACGCAGCCGAGCCGGGCCAGGAAGTCATCCGTCTGGCAGTGGCCGGTCGGCCCAATGTCGGCAAATCCACGCTGATCAATGCCTGGCTGGGCGAGGAGCGTCTGGTGGCGTTCGACCTGCCGGGCACCACGCGCGATGCCATCACCGTGCCGCTGGAGCGGGGCGGCCGCAAGTTCGAGCTGATCGACACGGCAGGCCTGCGTCGCAAGGGCAGGGTGTTCGAGGCCATCGAGAAGTTCTCGGTGGTCAAGACGTTGCAGGCGATCGAGTCGGCGCACGTGGTGCTGCTGCTGCTGGACGCCACCCAGGGTGTGACAGACCAGGACGCGCACATCGCCGGCTACATCCTGGAGAGCGGCCGGGCCGTGGTCGTCGCCATCAACAAATGGGACGCGGTGGACAGCTACCAGCGCCAGGAGCTCGAGCGCTCCATCGAGACGCGACTGTCCTTCCTGAAATTTGCTTCGATGCACTACATCTCGGCGCAAAAGCGCCAGGGCCTGGCGCCGCTGTGGACTGCGCTGGTGCAGGCCTACAAGGCGGCCAACTGCAAGATGCCCACGCCCCTGCTCACGCGCGTGCTGCTGGAGGCGGTCCAATTTCAGAGCCCGAAGCGCGCGGGGAGCTTCCGCCCCAAGCTGCGCTACGCCCACCAGGGGGGCATGAACCCGCCCATCATCGTTGTCCACGGCAACTCGCTGGAGCATGTGACGGACGCTTACAAACGCTTCCTGGAGGGGCGCTTTCGCAAGGAGTTCGACCTGGTCGGAACACCGCTGCGCATCGAGATGAAGACGTCGGCCAACCCTTATGCGGACAAGGGCACAGGGTGATGCCCTGGGGGCCTGCGGGGCTGCAAGGCTGTGTTAAGGTGCCGTATCACAACAACATCCTTGAACACGGAGAATATCGTGAGCAATAAAGGCCAACTTCTGCAAGATCCCTTCCTCAACGCCCTGCGCCGCGAGCACGTGCCTGTTTCCATCTACCTGGTCAACGGCATCAAGCTGCAAGGGCAGATCGAATCCTTCGATCAATACGTCGTGCTGCTGCGCAATACGGTGACCCAGATGGTTTACAAGCACGCCATCTCCACCATCGTGCCCGGACGCGCCGTGAACTTCTCCACCACGGCCGAGCCTGCCGAGCCCGACAGCGGCGAGAACCGTTAACCTCTTTTCTGGCGGCGCGAAGCTGCGCCGGCTGGCCGGCGTCTCGCTTTCCTGCCGCCCGCAACTTTGACCTTACCTCATCAAACTTTTGATGGCCCTGCCGCGCCGGTCCTGTTGGTCGGCGTGGATTTTGGCCTGCCCCACTTCGATAGCGAACTCGAAGAGCTTGGCCTGTTGGCGCAGACTGCAGGGCTTGCGCCTGTTGCCCGCCTGACCTGCAAGCGCAAGGTGCCTGACGCGGCTCTGTTCGTGGGCAGTGGCAAGGCGGACGAGATTCGCACTCTGGCGGAAATGCACGGAGCCCAGGAAGTGCTGTTCGATCAGGCGCTCAGCCCTGCACAGCAGCGCAACCTGGAGCGCCATATCGGCCTCCCGGTCAACGATCGGACGCTGCTCATCCTGGAGATCTTTGCTCAGCGTGCGCGCAGCCACGAAGGCAAGCTGCAGGTGGAGCTGGCCCGGCTGCAATACCTGTCCACGCGCCTGGTGCGCCGCTGGTCGCACTTAGAGCGCCAGCGCGGCGGTATCGGCACGCGCGGCGGGCCGGGCGAGCGGCAGATCGAGCTGGACCGCCGCATGATCGACGACGCCATCAAGCGTACGCGCGAGCGCCTGGTCAAGGTCAAGCGCCAGCGCAACACGCAGCGGCGCCAGCGTGAGCGGCGCGAGACGTTCAACATCTCCATCGTCGGCTACACCAACGCCGGCAAATCCACGCTGTTCAACGCGCTGGTCAAGGCGCGTGCCTATGCGGCCGACCAGTTGTTCGCCACGCTGGACACCACGACGCGCCAGCTCTACCTGGGCGAGGATGTCGGATCGGTATCGCTGTCGGATACGGTGGGCTTCATCCGAGACCTGCCGCACGGACTGGTCGATGCCTTCCAGGCCACGCTGCAGGAGGCTGTGGACGCCGATCTGTTGCTGCATGTGGTGGACGCGTCCAACCCTGGCTTCCCTGAGCAGATCGCCCAGGTCCAGCTGGTGCTGCAGGAGATTGGCGCGGCCGACATCACGCAGCTGCTGGTGTTTAACAAGGTCGATGCCGTGCCCCCCGACGCTCAGCCTGAGGCGCTGCTGGACAGCTATGAAATCGATGGGCGACAGATACCGCGCATCTATGTGAGCGCACGCGAAGGTGCCGGCATGGCGGCTCTGCGCGCGCAGCTGACCGCCATGGCGCTGGAGCGCCCCGGCGCGCCCATGTCCCCTGACGCCGCAGCTGAATTGCCGGCGGCCGAAGAGTGATTGGGCACAATGCTCGACTGTTGTCGTGTCTTCACAGAATAAGAGAATCTGCGCATGAACCTTCCTAGCCGCTCCTGGCGCCAGGCCCTGCTGCCGGCGCGCATCCGGGGGGTGTTCAACCTCAACGATCCACGCTGGGGCCGGGGCGAGGAGGGCGGCGATGGTCAGCGCCCCGAGCCCGAACGTCCCGTCGAGCCGCCCCGCGGCAACCGCGGGCCGACCGGTGGCCCCGCCGGCGGGCAGCCGCCGGACCTGGACGAGCTGTGGCGTGACCTGAACCGCAAGCTGGGCGGCCTGTTTGGCGGTCGTGGCGGCGGCGGTGGCCGCGGGCAGCCGCCTGCAGGCGGCGGCGGCAGCTTTCAGCCGGACATGAAGAATGCCGGCGTTGGGCTGGGCCTGATCGCAGGCGTTGCCGTGCTGATCTGGCTGGGCACGGGCTTTTTCATCGTGCAGGAGGGCCAGCAGGCCGTCATCACCCAGTTCGGCAAGTACAAAAGCACTGTCAATGCCGGCTTCAACTGGCGCCTGCCGTACCCCATCCAGCGCCATGAATTGGTGTTCGTGACGCAGATCCGCTCGGTGGACGTAGGTCGCGACAGCATCATCAAGAGCACCGGTTTGCGCGAATCCGCCATGCTGACCGAGGACGAGAACATCGTCGAGATCAAGTTCGCCGTGCAGTACCGCCTGAACGACGCGCGCGCCTGGTTGTTCGAGAGCCGCAATCCGGGCGATGCGGTGGTGCAGGCTGCCGAGACTGCAGTGCGCGAGGTGGTTGGCAAGATGCGCATGGATAGCGCCTTGGCGGAGGAGCGCGACCAGATCGCACCGCGGGTGCGCAACCTGATGCAGTCCATCCTGGACCGCTACAAGGTCGGCGTCGAAGTCGTGGGCATCAATTTGCAGCAGGGCGGCGTGCGTCCGCCCGAGCAGGTTCAGGCTGCCTTCGACGACGTGCTCAAGGCTGGCCAGGAACGCGAGCGTGCCAAGAACGAGGCCCAGGCCTATGCCAATGACGTGATCCCGCGGGCGGTGGGTACTGCCTCGCGCCTGGGCGAGGAAGCCGCGGCCTACAAGGCCCGCATCGTGGCTCAGGCGCAGGGCGATGCCCAGCGCTTTTCCTCGGTGCTGACCGAATACCAGAAGGCGCCGCAGGTGACGCGTGACCGCCTGTACCTGGAAAGCATGCAGCAGGTCTACAGCAGCGTGACCAAGGTGCTGGTGGAGTCGCGCCAGGGATCCAATCTGCTGTACCTGCCGCTGGACAAGATCATGCAGGGCGTTGCCCAGACGCCCCAGCCGGCCGGCTCGGGCCTGGATGCCGCCCCCGCGGCCCCGGGTTCATCGGCGCCCGGTGCCGGCACGCCCCCGCTGAACAACGATGCACGCGCCCGCGATGCCCGCTCGCGTGAACGCGAGTCCCGATAGGAGAGCCGTGTGAACAGAATCGGATTCATCGCAACCAGCGTCCTGGTTGCGCTTGCCCTGCTGAGCTCCATGGTCTTCGTGGTCGACCAGCGCCAGTTTGGCGTGGTCTATGCCCTGGGTCAGATCAAGGATGTGATCACCGAGCCGGGCCTGAACTTCAAGCTGCCACCGCCGTTCCAGAACGTGCGCTACATCGACAAGCGTCTGCTCACGCTGGACAGCTCGGAGACCGAATCGATGCTCACCGCCGAAAAGCAGCGCGTGGTCATCGACTGGTACGTGCGCTGGCGCATCAGCGACCCGTCGGAATACATCCGCAACGTCGGTCTGGACGAGAACGCGGGCGCCCTGCAGCTCAACCGCGTGGTACGCAACGCCTTCCAGGAGGAAGTCAACCGGCGCACCGTGCGCGAGCTGATCTCCACCAAGCGCGACGCGCTGATGTCGGACGTCAAGCGCGAAGTGCTGGAGACGGTACGCGGCGCCAAACCCTGGGGTGTGGATGTGGTGGACGTGCGCATCACCCGCGTGGACTACGTGGAGGCCATCACCGAGTCGGTGTACCGCCGCATGGAGGCCGAGCGCAAGCGTGTGGCCAACGAGCTGCGCTCCACCGGCGCGGCCGAGGGCGAGAAGATCCGCGCTGATGCCGACCGCCAGCGCGAGATCACCATCGCCAATGCCTACCGCGACGCGCAGAAGATTAAGGGCGAGGGCGACGCAGAGGCCGCGAGCACTTACGGCGAGGCGTTTGGCCGCGACCCGCAGTTCGCGCAGTTCTACCGCAGCCTGGAGGCCTACAAGTCCAGCTTCAACCGCAAGAGCGACGTGGTGGTGCTGGACCCATCGTCCACCGAGTTCTTCAAGGCCTTCCGCGGCGGCAGCGTCGGGGCACGCCAGGCTCCCTGAGCGGCACGCCGGCGACGCGGACGCCTAATGGATTGGGGCAGCGCCACCTGGGGCGCCATCGGCCTCGTGCTGGTGATCGAAGGGGTATTGCCCTTCGTCTCGCCGGCCGGGTGGCGGCGCACTTTCAGCCAGTTGCTGCGGCTGCGCGACGGGCAGATCCGTTTTTGCGCGCTGCTGAGCATCCTCGCGGGTGGGCTCGTATTGCTGCTTGCCTGATACGGCCGGGACCTGTAAGAGGCTGGTTCTGCCCCAGCCAGTAGAATCTCCCTTTTAACAGCTCCCCCTTTTTCCATGTCTGCCTGGGTCCTGCCGGATCACATTGCCGATGTCCTGCCTTCCGAGGCCCGGCACATCGAAGAGCTGCGCCGCGGCTTGCTGGACACGGCCCGCAGCTATGGCTACGAGCTGGTGATGCCGCCGTTGCTGGAGCACCTCGATTCGCTGTTGAGCGGAGCCGGCGAGGCGCTGGACCTGCAGACTTTCAAATTGGTCGATCAGCTGTCAGGTCGCTCCATCGGCCTGCGCGCCGACACCACACAGCAGGTGGCGCGCATCGACGCCCACCTGCTCAACAGGCGCGGCGTCACCCGGCTTTGTTACTGCGGCCCGGTGTTGCATGCCCGCCCTGACCGCCCCCGGGCCACCCGCGAGCCGCTGCAGTTCGGTGCCGAGATCTACGGCCATGCCGGCACCGAGGCCGACATCGAATCCGTAGTGCTGGCGCTCGAATGCCTGCGTGTGGCCCAGGTGCCGGAGGTCAGCGTGGATCTGGCCGACGTGCGCATCGTGCGCAGCCTGCTGGCTGGCGTTCCGGTGGATCTGGCCACGCTCAGCCGGGTGCATGCCGCTCTGGCTGCCAAGGACGGCAGCGAGCTGGCGCACCTGACCCGTGGCTTTCCGGCCGCAGCGCGCGAAGGGCTGCTGGCACTGCTGCAGCTGTATGGCGATGCCCAGGTGCTGGATGAGGCCGAAAAGGTGCTCAAACCCGCACCAGAGCTGCGCAAGGCGCTATCAGATTTGAAATCCGTTGCCTCTCGCATCAAAGGCGCGCGCGTCACCTTTGACCTGGCTGACCTGCGTGGCTACGCCTACTACAGTGGCACGCGCTTTGCGATGTATGTGCCCGGCGCCAGCGACGCGCTGGTGCGCGGTGGCCGCTACGACGAGGTAGGCGCAGCGTTCGGGCGTAACCGGCCGGCGGCAGGCTTTAGCCTGGACATCAAGCAACTGGTGGGCGTGGTGGCGCCCCGTCCGCTGAAAGCCGCCATCCGCGCGCCATGGGGTGACGGCGCTGAGGCCATCGCTGCCATCGCCGCGCTGCGCCGGCAGGGCGAAACCGTGGTGTGCATGCTTTCGGAGAGCAGCAGCGAGATTGACGAGTTCTGCTGTGACCGGGAGCTGGTTTGCGAAGACGGGCAGTGGGTCGTGCATCCCCTGTGAGCGGTTTTCTTCCTTCTTCCTTTTTTTGACTTAGGTTGGACATAAAGATGAGCAAAGGGCGCAACGTCGTCGTGGTCGGCACCCAGTGGGGCGACGAAGGCAAGGGCAAGCTGGTGGACTGGCTGACCGAAAGCGCGCAAGGCGTGGTGCGCTTCCAGGGTGGCCACAACGCCGGGCACACGCTGGTCATCAATGGGGTCAAGACGGCCTTACATCTGATTCCCAGCGGCATCATGCGTGCAGGCGTCAAGTGCTACATCGGCAACGGCGTGGTGCTGTCGGCGGCCAAACTGTTTGAAGAGATCGAAGGCCTGGAAAAGGCGGGTGTCGAAGTCCGTTCGCGCCTGCGCGTGAGCGAGGCCTGCCCGCTCATCCTGCCTTTCCACGCTGCGCTGGATGTGGCCCGCGAGGCCGCCCGCGAGCACGGCGGCGCCGAAAAGATCGGCACCACCGGTCGCGGCATTGGCCCTGCCTATGAAGACAAGATCGCGCGCCGGGCTCTGCGCGTGCAGGACCTGAAGCACCCTGAACGCTTTGCAGCCAAGCTGCGCGAGCTGCTGGCGCTGCACAACCATGTGTTGACCACTTTCCTGGGGTCCGCCAGCTTCCAGTTCGGTGAGATGCTCAAGCCCTACGTCCGGGACGGCGAGGTGCAGTTCGAACCGGTGTTCGAAGAAGCCATGCGCCATGCCGACATGCTGCGCCCCATGATGGCCGACGTCTCGCGCGAACTCAACGAGGCGCACGCCGCCGGCGCCAACCTGCTGTTCGAAGGCGCCCAGGGCACACTGCTGGATGTGGACCACGGCACCTACCCTTATGTCACCTCCAGCAACTGCGTCGCAGGCAACGCCTGTGCGGGCGCGGGCGTCGGGCCCAGCCTGCTGCACTATGTGCTGGGCATCACCAAAGCGTATTGCACCCGCGTGGGAGGCGGCCCCTTCCCGACGGAGCTGGACTGGGAAAAGCCCGGCACGCCGGGCTATCACATGAGCACCGTGGGAGCCGAGCGCGGCGTGACCACCGGCCGCAGTCGCCGCTGCGGCTGGTTCGATGCCGCCTTGCTCAAGCGCAGTGCGCAGGTCAACGGCCTGTCGGGGTTGTGCATCACCAAGCTGGATGTACTCGACGGCCTGTCGGAGCTGCAGCTGTGCGTGGGCTACCAGCTCGACGGCGAGCATGTTGATCTGCTGCCCATGGGCGCCGAGGAAATCGCGCGCTGCACGCCTATCTACGAGAAGATGCCTGGCTGGAGCGATTCCACCGTGGGCATGACGCGCTATGAAGACCTGCCCACGAACGCACGCAGCTATCTGGAGCGGATCGAGCAGGTGACGGGCGTGCCGATCGCCATGATCTCCACCAGCCCCGACCGCGATCACACCATCGTGATCCATCAGCCGTACACGCAGCAATAAGCGAATTTCCAGCCCAATTGGCCGTTAGCGCTTGCCCCTAAAGCGCTGACAGCTATTAAAAAAGGAGTGAACGATGCTGACCGAAGACGGCAAGCACCTGTATGTGAGCTACGACGAGTACCACAACCTCATCGAAAAACTGGCACTCAAGGTGCATCAGTCCGGTTGGCAGTTCGACACCATCCTGTGTTTGGCTCGCGGCGGCCTGCGGCCTGGCGACATTCTCAGTCGCATCTTTGACAAGCCGCTGGCCATCATGTCCACCAGTTCCTATCGGGCTGAGGCAGGAACGGTGCAGGGGCATCTGGACATTGCACGCTTCATTACTACGCCCAAGGGAGAAATCGCCGGGCGCGTGCTGCTGGTGGACGACCTGGCCGATTCGGGCCACACCTTGAACGCGGTGATTACCATGCTCAGGACGAACTACGCGCCCATTACCGAGCTGCGCAGCGCGGTGATCTGGACCAAGGGTTTCTCCACGTTCACGCCTGACTATTCGGTGGAGTTCCTTCCGTCCAACCCCTGGATCCATCAGCCGTTCGAAGGCTATGACAACTTGTCGCCCGACAAGCTGCTGGAGAAGTGGAAGCTGTAAGCTCAAAAGGTAAAAACGCGACGCAAGGAATTTTCGGGCAAAAAATCGCGTTATACTTGCGGGCCTGCTGCAGCGAAGATGTCCAATGGGCTTTATGCTGCAGCAGCCGGAGAAGGTCCTCAAAAAATCTTCTCCCGGTCTTGCAACTGCCCAGATTTCTGATGTATAGTTCAAGGCTTCGCTTCTGACGGAGCGGCGGTGCTGGAAGGTACTGCAGGAAGTCGGAAGCGGCGGTCGAAAGGCCCTCAAGTTTGACAGGTTACTTTGAAACCTGTTATAGTTCAAGGCTTCGCTGATCGCAGCGAGGTTCGGAAAAAGAGGATGTGGTGCTTCGGTGCTGCGGCTTATTTTTCCAGGTGCTTTAACAATATACAGCCGATAAGCGTGGGCGTTTGATGAGGCGAGTGCCATGGTTCTTCGGAATCAAATCAAACGCTCATGGAAATAGAGAAGTGAAGTTCACTTCAATTCCGTTTTTATGAGTGTGGAGCTCTTCGGGGCTCCAAACAATTCAAGATCGAACTGTAGAGTTTGATCCTGGCTCAGATTGAACGCTGGCGGCATGCCTTACACATGCAAGTCGAACGGTAACAGGTCTTCGGATGCTGACGAGTGGCGAACGGGTGAGTAATACATCGGAACGTGCCCGATCGTGGGGGATAACGGAGCGAAAGCTTTGCTAATACCGCATACGATCTACGGATGAAAGCGGGGGATCTTTGGACCTCGCGCGGACGGAGCGGCCGATGGCAGATTAGGTAGTTGGTGGGATAAAAGCTTACCAAGCCGACGATCTGTAGCTGGTCTGAGAGGATGATCAGCCACACTGGGACTGAGACACGGCCCAGACTCCTACGGGAGGCAGCAGTGGGGAATTTTGGACAATGGGGGAAACCCTGATCCAGCCATGCCGCGTGCAGGATGAAGGCCTTCGGGTTGTAAACTGCTTTTGTACGGAACGAAAAGGTCTTTTCTAATACAGAAGGCCCATGACGGTACCGTAAGAATAAGCACCGGCTAACTACGTGCCAGCAGCCGCGGTAATACGTAGGGTGCAAGCGTTAATCGGAATTACTGGGCGTAAAGCGTGCGCAGGCGGTTATGCAAGACAGTGGTGAAATCCCCGGGCTCAACCTGGGAACTGCCATTGTGACTGCATAGCTGGAGTGCGGCAGAGGGGGATGGAATTCCGCGTGTAGCAGTGAAATGCGTAGATATGCGGAGGAA
The DNA window shown above is from Pulveribacter suum and carries:
- a CDS encoding adenylosuccinate synthase, translated to MKMSKGRNVVVVGTQWGDEGKGKLVDWLTESAQGVVRFQGGHNAGHTLVINGVKTALHLIPSGIMRAGVKCYIGNGVVLSAAKLFEEIEGLEKAGVEVRSRLRVSEACPLILPFHAALDVAREAAREHGGAEKIGTTGRGIGPAYEDKIARRALRVQDLKHPERFAAKLRELLALHNHVLTTFLGSASFQFGEMLKPYVRDGEVQFEPVFEEAMRHADMLRPMMADVSRELNEAHAAGANLLFEGAQGTLLDVDHGTYPYVTSSNCVAGNACAGAGVGPSLLHYVLGITKAYCTRVGGGPFPTELDWEKPGTPGYHMSTVGAERGVTTGRSRRCGWFDAALLKRSAQVNGLSGLCITKLDVLDGLSELQLCVGYQLDGEHVDLLPMGAEEIARCTPIYEKMPGWSDSTVGMTRYEDLPTNARSYLERIEQVTGVPIAMISTSPDRDHTIVIHQPYTQQ
- the hflK gene encoding FtsH protease activity modulator HflK — its product is MNLPSRSWRQALLPARIRGVFNLNDPRWGRGEEGGDGQRPEPERPVEPPRGNRGPTGGPAGGQPPDLDELWRDLNRKLGGLFGGRGGGGGRGQPPAGGGGSFQPDMKNAGVGLGLIAGVAVLIWLGTGFFIVQEGQQAVITQFGKYKSTVNAGFNWRLPYPIQRHELVFVTQIRSVDVGRDSIIKSTGLRESAMLTEDENIVEIKFAVQYRLNDARAWLFESRNPGDAVVQAAETAVREVVGKMRMDSALAEERDQIAPRVRNLMQSILDRYKVGVEVVGINLQQGGVRPPEQVQAAFDDVLKAGQERERAKNEAQAYANDVIPRAVGTASRLGEEAAAYKARIVAQAQGDAQRFSSVLTEYQKAPQVTRDRLYLESMQQVYSSVTKVLVESRQGSNLLYLPLDKIMQGVAQTPQPAGSGLDAAPAAPGSSAPGAGTPPLNNDARARDARSRERESR
- a CDS encoding phosphoribosyltransferase — protein: MLTEDGKHLYVSYDEYHNLIEKLALKVHQSGWQFDTILCLARGGLRPGDILSRIFDKPLAIMSTSSYRAEAGTVQGHLDIARFITTPKGEIAGRVLLVDDLADSGHTLNAVITMLRTNYAPITELRSAVIWTKGFSTFTPDYSVEFLPSNPWIHQPFEGYDNLSPDKLLEKWKL
- a CDS encoding DUF2065 domain-containing protein, which codes for MDWGSATWGAIGLVLVIEGVLPFVSPAGWRRTFSQLLRLRDGQIRFCALLSILAGGLVLLLA
- a CDS encoding ATP phosphoribosyltransferase regulatory subunit, whose product is MSAWVLPDHIADVLPSEARHIEELRRGLLDTARSYGYELVMPPLLEHLDSLLSGAGEALDLQTFKLVDQLSGRSIGLRADTTQQVARIDAHLLNRRGVTRLCYCGPVLHARPDRPRATREPLQFGAEIYGHAGTEADIESVVLALECLRVAQVPEVSVDLADVRIVRSLLAGVPVDLATLSRVHAALAAKDGSELAHLTRGFPAAAREGLLALLQLYGDAQVLDEAEKVLKPAPELRKALSDLKSVASRIKGARVTFDLADLRGYAYYSGTRFAMYVPGASDALVRGGRYDEVGAAFGRNRPAAGFSLDIKQLVGVVAPRPLKAAIRAPWGDGAEAIAAIAALRRQGETVVCMLSESSSEIDEFCCDRELVCEDGQWVVHPL
- the hflC gene encoding protease modulator HflC; its protein translation is MNRIGFIATSVLVALALLSSMVFVVDQRQFGVVYALGQIKDVITEPGLNFKLPPPFQNVRYIDKRLLTLDSSETESMLTAEKQRVVIDWYVRWRISDPSEYIRNVGLDENAGALQLNRVVRNAFQEEVNRRTVRELISTKRDALMSDVKREVLETVRGAKPWGVDVVDVRITRVDYVEAITESVYRRMEAERKRVANELRSTGAAEGEKIRADADRQREITIANAYRDAQKIKGEGDAEAASTYGEAFGRDPQFAQFYRSLEAYKSSFNRKSDVVVLDPSSTEFFKAFRGGSVGARQAP